Genomic segment of Paenibacillus polymyxa:
AGGCAGAGAGCAACTGGAGGCGTTTCTTCAACCTGGCTTTACAGTTGCTTTGACAGGCTCTTCCGGTAGTGGCAAATCCACGATAGTAAACTGGCTCTCCGGGTCTGAAGTTCAACTGACACAGGATGTGAGGGAGGAAGATAGCCGGGGCAGGCACACAACCACTCACCGACAGCTTTTTCCCATCGCAAAGCAAGCTGTTCTGCTGGATACACCCGGCATGCGTGAGCTTAATCTGTGGGATGATTCCATGGGAGTCGCCCATACCTTTACAGATATTATGGAAACGGCGCAGCAATGCCGTTTTGCAGATTGCAAGCATAAGGGCGAAGCTGGATGTGCAGTGGAGGAAGCTATAGAGAGAGGGGAATTGTCGGAATCCAGAGTGAACAATTATCGCAAAATGCAGCGTGAACTGGAATATCAGGCGCGTAAGGAAGCGGATCGACGCAGGAAAGATAGCCGGTCAAGCACAGCCCCGGGTCGTAGGGATCAGCGAAGCGGCTGGCGACGTGATGTGGAGTGGTAAGCCAAGCTGCAGTGAAGCATCAAATGTAAAAATATAAGAAAATCTAAGTTGTAGTCGGCATATGGTATAAAGGGGTGAATATATGCCGAACTACAGCATTGTGGTGGATTTATCGGATCGTCGTTTATATTTGAAAGATGGAGATCAGATTGTTCTTAGTTATCCAGTCGGTATTGGCAAGCTGGCTACACAGACACCGCATGGGCAATTTACGATTATTAACAAACAGCCCAATCCCGGCGGCCCTTTCGGAGCGTTCTGGATGGGGCTGTCCAAGCCGCATTATGGCATTCATGGCACCAATGAGCCATGGTCCATTGGCAAGATGGTGTCACATGGCTGCATTCGAATGCAGAATAAGGATGTGCTTGAGCTTCAGGAAAAGGTAAGTATAGGCACGCCAGTCACGATACAGCCGTAGCGGCTAGAAGACACTAGATTCTGTATCTACTCAGACGTGGAAACCGCGTCCTAGGCTGTATCTGTGAAGCGTATTTCATGGCGAACGGCCGTAACTTTAGGTTAGATACTGCGTTTAGTTACGATTTGGGTTGGATAGGGATACGGGCTTCAATCTGTTTGGAGCCCTCTTTGTCGTCTGCGGATTTGGCTAACGGTCCCGAAAGGCGTTCCCCTTGTGTACCGTACGCCTGTTTGGCGTTAGTCCACATATCTTCGTTCGGTTCGAAAATTATGACTATGGTATAGTGGTTGGCAAGGCTCGGCTTTTTGACCCTCATGCTGAAGGAGCCGTCAGGCATAACTTTGGTTTGATCATCGTAGCCAAACTGCCATCGTCCCGGAAAATCAATCGTGAGTTTGACGTCCGACCCTTCCAGCAAATTGCTGCGCGCATATACATGATAATAGTTACCTTCTTGCTTCACATCAGGCTTAATCCACACTTGAGGGCTACCGTAGTCCTTAGGTTTATTCCAGACGGGCTTAACTAAAGGGGTATTGCGTTCTTGTTCAGGATCAAATTCAGCCCCAATCCGAACTTCATGCAGAAGCTGTTTGTTTTCTTCGTATTGATATACATAAGGACCTTCTAATTTGTTGCCACCGCTGCCATACAGATTTCGTATTTCATTGTCTTGGTCATCTGGACGGAACAGAACAGTCAGATCCATACTGCCTTGTATTCCGGGGCGTTGTACCTGGAGTACAAAACTTCCATCCTTTTGAACGGTTGTCTCATCCGTGTACCCAGTTAACAGGGAGTTTTTGACCGCAAGATTCCCTTTGATCCGTGCTCCGGCCGGGAGGTTGGAATGTCCTGTAACCTTCACGGTATTTTTATCAATGCTAACGCCACCTGATATTTCGACATAGCTGCTGCCTTGCTTATGGACAGGTGTATGATTGGCAGCTCGTTCATCAAGGGATGATGCGCCTTGGTTGGGATTACCCGTTACGGTGTAGGCACGTGCTTCAGCTTCATGTAGGGCCATACTCCGGGTTGAAGCTTTTTCCCTGCTGCATGCAGCCAGCATCGTTAGGATTAAGAATGCACATAAAAGGTTCCAGCCTATTTTGGTAATCATGTGTTTACTCATGGTTTTTGCTCGCTCCTTGTCCATAGCTTCCAGGCTTAACGTGATAAAATTTTCGAAACTTTATGTATTTACCCTAATTAAAGGGTATGTAATCCCGTCTGCTTTATCCTATAAGTAACGTACCTGTTTAAACAACAGACAGAATGGTTAAAAATGGATAGCCTGATCATCCCCTTGAAAAGCAGGGGCAGCTTGCTGTAAAGGAGCCTGAGTCATATGTCCATTGACCGTTTTATCTTAAAAAAGCTGGACAACTGCCGGGAAGAGCATACACGCGCTAATTTACTAGAACTGTTTAGAATACGGATTGAGAAGGCGCAGAATAAGGAACGAGGCGGTAAAAAAGGTTATCGCAGAATACTTTAAATAGAGTCTAATCAAATGCATAAGCTGCGGTAAGTCACATGTATCATGTTTCAAAGCTGCTGATATGGAGAGGGTGCTGAAATGCCCCTCTCTTTTTTGTGTCTAATGTGGACAAAAAAAGTCCCTCTTAATAGAGGGACAATGCCAATGAATCATTTTCACTAACGCTATGCAGGATGGCTTCACAACCGACAATCTCTATACTGATCAAAGAGTTAAGACATTTTTGAAGGGCACGCTTGCCGCTGGAGATTTTATTCTCCAAAGTGTTACTTAGAAGTTTTAATGTTTTTTGTACCGGTTGCTTATTTTCTTGATTGAAGTATACGGGAATACGTTTGTTTTGAAATGTAATTAATGTTCTCACAAAAATCACCTCGCCTGAGTTATTTCATGGCTTCATTGTAGTGCCCGTTTCTTAAAATTACCTTAAAAACACCTTATAAAAACATAAAGGTCTGAAAAATTTACAAAGTGTTCACAACAATCTAGGTAACAATCGAATTTAGTTCTAACTAATCGACAAAATGACGTATATCCCCATATTAAAAACAATTAAATACATATTATTGATGCTAATGACTCTACTAATGTGAGAAAATATGACTAAAGTCGCTGTTTTATTTTTGGAGTGGGTATTTTGTAACAAATTGACAGTCTAATAGTCGGATGCTACAGTTACGATAGCCATATTTCCGTAGAAATAGGCTTTTTGCGTGAACTTTGCTATATATTAAGGATCGGGAGGGATGACAGATGATCCTGACCGTGCTTTCAGGACGACAGGAAACAGAGTGGTTTGACATCGAGGTAGCTG
This window contains:
- a CDS encoding L,D-transpeptidase: MPNYSIVVDLSDRRLYLKDGDQIVLSYPVGIGKLATQTPHGQFTIINKQPNPGGPFGAFWMGLSKPHYGIHGTNEPWSIGKMVSHGCIRMQNKDVLELQEKVSIGTPVTIQP
- a CDS encoding flagellar motor protein MotB yields the protein MSKHMITKIGWNLLCAFLILTMLAACSREKASTRSMALHEAEARAYTVTGNPNQGASSLDERAANHTPVHKQGSSYVEISGGVSIDKNTVKVTGHSNLPAGARIKGNLAVKNSLLTGYTDETTVQKDGSFVLQVQRPGIQGSMDLTVLFRPDDQDNEIRNLYGSGGNKLEGPYVYQYEENKQLLHEVRIGAEFDPEQERNTPLVKPVWNKPKDYGSPQVWIKPDVKQEGNYYHVYARSNLLEGSDVKLTIDFPGRWQFGYDDQTKVMPDGSFSMRVKKPSLANHYTIVIIFEPNEDMWTNAKQAYGTQGERLSGPLAKSADDKEGSKQIEARIPIQPKS